In Mariluticola halotolerans, one DNA window encodes the following:
- a CDS encoding tripartite tricarboxylate transporter substrate binding protein: MNCVYKTTSVGLIALMLSAAPTAILAADCPADFPTKPIQFHVGYGAGGGSDAIARAIAAALEQQQGWTVVVDNRPGAGGGVMSATLMTLPSDGYTIGVGATGTVALNPYQSDDSPYTHETFDYLGTAMQINYGLVSLTDRPYSTLEEFIEFARENGSATVSTGGKSQEILVEQLADHYGVNLIAVPSKGAADALQSALGGHVDATTQGTQHVQQIKAGAMNQLASLTGSRVPYAPDSPTLVELGLDATIEGQTIFMVPKGAEQPVLTCLENALDEAVNSEVYAELMQRLENEPMNLGAAGTTEVIAKSAAFYKAYLKAE, encoded by the coding sequence ATGAACTGCGTATACAAAACGACGAGCGTTGGCCTGATTGCTCTTATGCTTTCTGCTGCACCGACCGCCATTTTGGCGGCTGATTGCCCGGCTGATTTTCCAACCAAACCTATCCAGTTTCATGTTGGCTATGGTGCCGGGGGCGGCAGTGATGCGATTGCACGCGCTATCGCAGCGGCGCTTGAGCAGCAACAGGGCTGGACGGTGGTTGTTGACAACCGGCCAGGCGCGGGGGGCGGTGTGATGTCCGCAACCCTGATGACGCTTCCATCTGACGGTTATACGATTGGTGTCGGTGCAACCGGAACGGTTGCGCTCAACCCTTACCAAAGCGATGACTCGCCCTATACGCACGAGACGTTCGATTATCTCGGTACGGCGATGCAGATCAATTATGGCCTGGTTTCTCTGACGGACCGGCCGTACTCCACCTTGGAGGAGTTCATTGAGTTCGCCCGTGAGAACGGCAGTGCGACGGTTTCGACCGGCGGAAAAAGCCAGGAAATTCTTGTCGAGCAACTGGCAGATCACTACGGCGTCAACCTGATTGCCGTTCCGAGCAAAGGGGCCGCAGATGCTCTGCAGAGCGCGCTTGGTGGGCATGTAGACGCTACAACCCAGGGCACCCAACACGTCCAGCAGATCAAGGCGGGCGCAATGAACCAGCTTGCCTCGCTAACCGGAAGCCGGGTGCCCTATGCCCCTGACTCTCCGACTTTGGTTGAGCTGGGGCTTGATGCCACGATTGAAGGCCAGACCATATTCATGGTGCCGAAGGGCGCTGAGCAACCGGTTCTCACATGCCTTGAGAATGCGCTTGATGAGGCGGTCAATTCTGAAGTTTATGCCGAGCTCATGCAGCGTCTCGAAAACGAGCCGATGAATCTTGGTGCGGCCGGCACCACCGAAGTGATTGCCAAGAGTGCGGCCTTCTACAAGGCTTATCTGAAGGCTGAATAG
- a CDS encoding tripartite tricarboxylate transporter permease, with translation MFDLGSILLAMSDAFTITNILFIIAGVAIGQIVGAIPGLSILMALAIAIPLTYTLDTLTAIAFLISVNKGGTVGGAIPAILINTPGTPESAATALDGHPMAKNGKPMKAMKYSLYYSVFGDLSSDIVLITVAAPLALVALRMGPIEITALMILAFTIITGLVGSSMIKGLMAAALGFLFASVGLDPAQGTPRFTFGMLDLYDGLPLTAMSIGLLAVSEVFVQISRTTRLTSTAAPIRVRSDDPEDQRVSMAELLANKYVAIRAWAIGTVIGAIPGLGSATAGFLSYSITKQSAKDPESFGKGDPRGIAASEAANSAVVGANLIPLLTLGIPGNIAAALLVSAFIIHGVQPGPLLFEEQGRLIYGMFGAMLIANFANLGVGQFGMRLWSAAISAPNSVIYPAALLLCMTGSYVTAGGLFGVYIMLAFAVMGYFMRLFGLSIVAFIIGYVLTPELESKLVQSMLISRGDPAVILQHPIALGLLVLAVASVIYLGPRKNRTPSTAETAG, from the coding sequence ATGTTTGATCTGGGATCAATCCTCCTGGCGATGAGTGACGCCTTTACCATCACCAATATTCTTTTCATTATCGCCGGTGTGGCAATAGGCCAGATCGTCGGGGCTATACCTGGCTTGTCCATTCTCATGGCGCTGGCGATCGCTATTCCGCTTACCTACACGCTGGACACGCTAACGGCGATTGCCTTCCTGATCAGTGTGAACAAGGGGGGTACGGTTGGCGGTGCCATTCCAGCCATTCTTATCAATACACCCGGCACCCCTGAATCTGCGGCGACAGCGCTTGATGGCCACCCGATGGCGAAGAACGGCAAGCCGATGAAGGCGATGAAATATTCGCTCTATTATTCGGTTTTCGGTGACCTTTCGAGCGACATCGTGTTGATAACAGTCGCCGCGCCGCTCGCTTTGGTGGCCTTGCGCATGGGGCCAATCGAGATCACGGCGTTGATGATCCTGGCTTTCACCATCATTACCGGACTGGTGGGATCCTCGATGATAAAGGGATTGATGGCTGCAGCGCTGGGGTTCTTGTTCGCCTCGGTGGGGCTGGATCCGGCGCAGGGCACACCACGTTTCACTTTCGGTATGCTCGATCTTTATGACGGACTGCCGTTGACGGCAATGTCGATCGGGCTGCTCGCGGTGAGTGAGGTGTTTGTGCAAATCTCACGCACAACCCGTTTGACGAGCACAGCCGCCCCGATCAGAGTGAGATCTGATGATCCTGAGGATCAGCGGGTTTCGATGGCGGAACTACTTGCGAACAAATATGTCGCCATTCGCGCCTGGGCTATCGGTACCGTAATCGGGGCTATTCCGGGCCTTGGGTCTGCAACGGCCGGCTTTTTGAGCTACTCAATCACCAAACAGAGCGCCAAGGACCCGGAGTCTTTTGGCAAAGGCGATCCGCGAGGAATCGCCGCTTCTGAGGCAGCAAATTCGGCTGTGGTGGGGGCAAACCTTATTCCACTGCTGACGCTTGGCATTCCGGGAAACATTGCAGCGGCCTTGCTGGTCAGTGCTTTCATTATCCATGGCGTGCAACCCGGGCCTTTGTTGTTCGAGGAGCAGGGGCGGCTGATTTACGGCATGTTCGGCGCCATGCTGATCGCCAATTTTGCCAATCTGGGGGTAGGGCAGTTCGGCATGCGTCTTTGGAGCGCGGCGATTTCTGCGCCCAATTCCGTGATCTACCCCGCAGCGTTGCTGCTGTGCATGACCGGTAGCTATGTCACCGCTGGCGGCCTTTTCGGGGTTTATATCATGCTGGCCTTCGCGGTTATGGGCTATTTCATGCGCTTGTTCGGCCTGTCGATTGTTGCATTCATAATCGGCTACGTTCTGACCCCGGAACTTGAATCCAAACTGGTACAGTCCATGCTGATCTCGCGCGGGGACCCGGCGGTGATATTGCAGCATCCCATTGCCCTGGGGCTGCTCGTTTTAGCTGTGGCATCAGTTATTTATCTCGGCCCACGCAAGAACCGCACACCCTCAACCGCTGAAACGGCGGGCTAG
- the araD gene encoding L-arabinonate dehydratase gives MDKHKKYTELRSARWLAKDDFRSFMHRSRAMQMGYGPKDWEGKPVIAIINTWSDTQQCHMHFKDRVEWVKRGVLQTGGLPLEIPAMSLSEVFIKPSSMLYRNMAAMEVEEALRSQPVDGAVLMGGCDKTTPALTMGAISVGLPFIYLPAGPMLRGNYAGKPLGSGTDAYKYWDEKRAGNVSKEQWLGIEAGIARSDGHCMTFGTAATMTAVAESLGLCLPGASSIPAPDTSHQRMSAECGRRIVDMVWEDLTPDKIITKAAVENAITVAMATGGSTNALIHIIAMARRADIFVDLDEIDKIGRTTPVIANVRPSGKDYLMEDFYYAGGLRALMVQLGEKLDVSTLTVTGKTLGEGLAGATVYNEDVIRPLSNPVYKEGSLAVLKGNLAPTGAVIKPAACDPGFHVHAGPALVANSYPELKSIIDDPDYPMTPDTVLVLRNAGPQGGPGMPEWGMIPMPRALLKKGHRDMVRLSDARMSGTSYGACILHVSPEAFIGGPLALIENGDIIELDVPNRSLNVRISDAEMARRKAAWIAPTSKYERGYVHMFSKHVEQADKGCDFDFLRSDYGGPTPEPDIF, from the coding sequence ATGGACAAACACAAAAAATATACAGAATTACGCTCGGCACGCTGGCTGGCCAAGGACGATTTTCGCTCCTTCATGCATCGCTCACGTGCAATGCAAATGGGCTATGGCCCCAAGGATTGGGAAGGCAAACCCGTCATCGCCATCATCAACACCTGGTCAGACACCCAGCAATGCCACATGCATTTCAAGGACCGGGTGGAATGGGTGAAACGAGGCGTGCTGCAGACTGGTGGATTACCGCTCGAGATCCCCGCAATGTCGCTCTCAGAGGTTTTCATCAAACCCTCCTCCATGCTGTATCGCAACATGGCCGCCATGGAGGTTGAAGAAGCGCTGCGTTCACAACCCGTGGATGGTGCAGTGCTGATGGGCGGCTGTGACAAGACCACCCCGGCATTGACCATGGGCGCCATATCGGTGGGACTTCCCTTTATCTATCTGCCTGCGGGCCCAATGCTGCGCGGAAATTACGCTGGCAAACCGCTTGGCTCAGGCACTGATGCCTACAAATACTGGGATGAGAAACGCGCAGGCAATGTTTCAAAAGAGCAGTGGCTTGGCATTGAAGCCGGCATTGCACGGTCTGATGGCCATTGCATGACCTTTGGCACAGCGGCAACAATGACGGCGGTTGCGGAAAGCCTGGGGCTTTGTCTGCCCGGGGCCTCGTCAATCCCCGCCCCCGACACCAGCCATCAGCGAATGAGCGCAGAGTGCGGGCGTCGTATTGTGGACATGGTATGGGAAGATCTGACGCCTGACAAAATCATCACCAAGGCAGCTGTAGAGAATGCGATAACGGTCGCAATGGCAACCGGCGGATCAACCAATGCGCTGATCCACATTATTGCAATGGCACGCCGCGCAGATATCTTCGTCGATCTCGATGAGATTGATAAGATCGGGCGCACGACCCCCGTCATCGCCAATGTCCGCCCCTCGGGCAAAGACTACCTGATGGAAGATTTCTACTACGCGGGTGGCCTGCGGGCGCTCATGGTGCAATTAGGCGAAAAACTGGATGTGTCGACACTGACAGTTACCGGCAAAACGCTTGGCGAAGGTTTGGCCGGGGCGACCGTCTACAATGAAGACGTCATAAGGCCACTCTCAAACCCGGTCTACAAGGAAGGGTCACTGGCCGTCCTGAAAGGCAACCTCGCGCCAACCGGCGCAGTTATCAAGCCCGCCGCATGCGACCCCGGATTTCATGTCCATGCAGGGCCGGCGCTGGTCGCCAATTCCTATCCGGAACTCAAGTCCATCATTGATGATCCGGATTACCCGATGACCCCGGATACAGTTCTGGTTCTGCGCAATGCAGGACCGCAAGGCGGTCCCGGCATGCCCGAATGGGGCATGATCCCCATGCCACGCGCCCTGCTCAAAAAGGGTCACCGCGATATGGTGCGCTTAAGCGATGCGCGCATGTCAGGGACCTCCTATGGCGCCTGCATCCTGCATGTCTCGCCCGAAGCATTTATCGGTGGACCTTTGGCCCTGATAGAAAATGGCGACATTATCGAGTTGGACGTCCCCAACCGGTCACTCAACGTCAGAATATCCGACGCGGAAATGGCGCGCCGCAAAGCTGCCTGGATTGCCCCCACCTCCAAATATGAACGCGGTTACGTACACATGTTCAGCAAACATGTTGAACAGGCCGACAAGGGTTGCGACTTTGATTTTTTACGGTCGGACTATGGTGGCCCAACGCCGGAACCGGACATCTTCTGA
- a CDS encoding Ldh family oxidoreductase, giving the protein MKSPKAANVPDVTAFISELFSAAGLATDAAHRVAGALVEADISGRVSHGILQADGYLERLVNGTMSTASHPKIISESGGVVVLDAADMEGHLMAEEAMKIAVAKAREFGISAVSVRRGYHCGVAGRYVRMAAEQGCAALAMCNSKPVMSAPGGAERLVGTNPVAIGFPVKDDTPVVFDMATTEGTIGAIRQKLASGQPLPDNWALDAMGNPTTDPATALAGFLLPTGGAKGFGLSFVIDLLSGALASGGWGPTLGEMKGEKPYNASLLFLALDIRHFRPIDAFLEDARAGVERIRQSKKAEGTDRLFVPGERSAEMIATNNGKMTIALPVAEALGARAVQLKVALPAFLR; this is encoded by the coding sequence ATGAAATCGCCCAAAGCTGCCAATGTACCCGATGTAACTGCCTTCATTTCCGAACTCTTCAGCGCCGCAGGGCTCGCCACTGATGCCGCCCACCGCGTAGCCGGGGCGCTGGTCGAAGCAGACATCTCCGGACGGGTCTCCCATGGAATCCTGCAGGCAGATGGCTATCTTGAAAGACTGGTCAATGGAACAATGTCGACCGCCTCCCACCCCAAGATTATCAGCGAAAGCGGCGGTGTGGTTGTCCTCGATGCGGCAGACATGGAAGGACACCTGATGGCCGAAGAGGCGATGAAAATCGCCGTCGCCAAAGCGCGGGAATTCGGCATTTCAGCCGTCTCCGTCAGGCGGGGATATCATTGTGGCGTGGCGGGGCGTTATGTCAGGATGGCCGCAGAACAGGGTTGTGCCGCGCTGGCAATGTGCAATTCGAAACCCGTCATGTCAGCACCAGGCGGCGCAGAACGCCTCGTCGGCACCAATCCCGTTGCAATCGGCTTCCCGGTAAAAGATGACACACCAGTCGTCTTCGATATGGCCACAACCGAAGGCACTATCGGGGCCATCCGCCAAAAGCTCGCCTCAGGACAACCATTGCCTGACAACTGGGCACTCGACGCCATGGGCAACCCAACGACCGACCCGGCGACCGCCTTGGCCGGATTTCTTCTGCCGACCGGAGGCGCAAAAGGGTTTGGTCTGTCTTTCGTCATCGATCTCTTGTCAGGTGCATTGGCTTCGGGCGGATGGGGACCAACCCTTGGTGAAATGAAGGGGGAAAAGCCCTATAACGCCTCACTCCTGTTTCTCGCTCTCGACATTCGCCATTTCCGGCCGATTGATGCGTTTCTCGAAGATGCACGCGCTGGTGTTGAACGCATACGCCAGTCAAAAAAGGCCGAGGGAACCGATCGGCTTTTTGTGCCCGGCGAACGCAGCGCCGAAATGATCGCAACCAACAACGGAAAAATGACCATAGCCCTGCCGGTAGCCGAAGCGCTTGGTGCCCGCGCTGTCCAACTGAAGGTTGCGTTACCTGCGTTCCTGCGCTGA
- a CDS encoding tripartite tricarboxylate transporter TctB family protein — protein MFSERLIGGAAILLGGFLLTVLIPNHVTSMAGPVNPSLFPTIAAWLFVILGVAQIVMVRTATTEINGWYEFIRLLGLALFVFVSLLLMPRIGYLPSAVLLAGAVCALMLERRLGWLALSIGVVPLGVWFTFEVILGRPLPPIPL, from the coding sequence ATGTTTTCAGAACGTTTAATTGGAGGAGCCGCCATACTGCTTGGCGGCTTCTTGCTAACGGTGCTTATCCCGAACCACGTCACGTCGATGGCCGGGCCAGTAAACCCTTCGTTGTTCCCCACCATTGCGGCGTGGCTTTTTGTAATTCTTGGCGTTGCCCAGATTGTGATGGTGCGGACGGCAACAACCGAGATCAATGGCTGGTATGAATTCATACGGCTGCTGGGTCTGGCATTATTTGTTTTTGTGTCTCTGTTGTTGATGCCGCGCATTGGCTATTTGCCCAGCGCCGTTCTTTTGGCCGGGGCGGTTTGTGCCTTGATGCTGGAGCGCCGGCTGGGCTGGCTGGCATTGAGCATCGGCGTTGTGCCGCTGGGTGTCTGGTTCACCTTTGAGGTGATACTGGGCCGCCCGCTCCCTCCCATTCCGCTTTGA